CAGCAGCCTTGCTCTTGACATGGGTCGGAGGTCCTTAAATTTCCTCTGGACCTCAGGATAGGCAGTTGCCATGAGGGGAAGACGGCTGAGTCTGGGCAGGTTGAGAGATGTGATGCTCAGCACGGCAGAGAGTGGGTAGCGAAGTGCAGTGCGGTAGGAGTAGAAACACTGCCAAAGGAGCAGGAAGTGGTCCATGGTCTCAGAGGAACAGCCCCACAGGCAGAAGGGGTCGCTTTATCAAAGTTTGTAAACAATGTCGCTTGACTCCCTTTTGTGGTGCGAGTTTTGCTGTCCACCGCACCCCAATTCtacacctcctccaccaaggTAAAGGTCTCGGTGTCAGTGAATCAttgtctccttgttttcttaggAGGTTCAATAGCCATGACGAAAGCATTGTGAGGACAgctgagtgtggtgagtggtggCATTGGGTATGTGACGCTTTATCAAAGTTTGTAAACAATGCCATATGAC
The Scylla paramamosain isolate STU-SP2022 chromosome 3, ASM3559412v1, whole genome shotgun sequence genome window above contains:
- the LOC135093099 gene encoding uncharacterized protein LOC135093099, with the protein product MDHFLLLWQCFYSYRTALRYPLSAVLSITSLNLPRLSRLPLMATAYPEVQRKFKDLRPMSRARLLQNSITLQVLVGDLQMRQHTLLWSCQAVDVVSYRICRIAIT